A DNA window from Allokutzneria albata contains the following coding sequences:
- a CDS encoding carbohydrate-binding protein codes for MIGAAYYDEQRGTGVQRCSDGGCGQNVGWIANGDYLGFADVDFGATSAARVTTRFASGAAAGGSLEFRLDSPTGPVVATQAITPTGGWQTWASATTAVTGAAGKHRLYVVARGGAGDFTNLNWFQFSR; via the coding sequence GTGATCGGCGCCGCCTACTACGACGAGCAGCGCGGCACCGGGGTGCAACGGTGCTCCGATGGCGGCTGCGGCCAGAACGTCGGCTGGATCGCGAACGGCGACTACCTGGGCTTCGCCGATGTGGACTTCGGCGCGACGTCAGCCGCTCGCGTGACGACGCGGTTCGCTTCGGGTGCGGCGGCCGGTGGTTCGCTGGAGTTCCGCCTCGACTCGCCGACCGGTCCCGTCGTCGCGACGCAGGCGATCACTCCGACCGGCGGCTGGCAGACCTGGGCCAGCGCCACCACTGCGGTCACCGGCGCGGCGGGCAAGCACCGCCTCTACGTGGTGGCCCGCGGCGGCGCCGGTGACTTCACCAACCTCAACTGGTTCCAGTTCTCCCGCTGA
- a CDS encoding MaoC/PaaZ C-terminal domain-containing protein — protein sequence MAIFRSLVGQTAGPWRRSWTETDTALYALAIGAGQEELAWSTGREALPTFGIVLAQFGAFDERLGDYDPALLLHGEQEIVVHQPLPASGSVSVLRTVTDVFDKGSGALVASRWDASDDAGKPLLSTSSSVFVRGEGGFGGERGPSLAWEPPARAPDVMLRFTTSANQALLYRLTGDHNPLHVDPEFAARGGFDRPILHGLCTYGITCRLLIREFCEASRVRRVFGRFSSPVVPGAELVVSAWRTGPGEVAFRTADADGSVVLDRGLFTYS from the coding sequence ATGGCGATCTTCCGGAGCCTGGTCGGCCAGACCGCGGGGCCGTGGCGGCGGAGCTGGACGGAGACCGACACGGCCCTCTACGCGCTCGCGATCGGTGCGGGACAAGAGGAACTGGCGTGGAGCACCGGGCGGGAGGCGTTGCCGACCTTCGGCATCGTGCTCGCCCAGTTCGGCGCGTTCGACGAGCGGCTGGGCGACTACGACCCGGCCCTCCTGCTGCACGGCGAACAGGAGATCGTTGTGCACCAGCCACTTCCGGCGAGCGGATCGGTGTCGGTGCTGCGCACGGTGACGGATGTGTTCGACAAGGGCTCAGGAGCGCTCGTCGCCAGCCGGTGGGACGCCTCCGATGACGCGGGAAAGCCTTTGCTGTCGACGTCTTCGTCGGTCTTCGTGCGCGGAGAAGGCGGCTTCGGCGGGGAGCGCGGGCCGTCACTCGCGTGGGAGCCGCCCGCGCGGGCGCCCGACGTCATGCTGCGGTTCACCACCTCGGCCAACCAGGCGCTGCTCTACCGGCTCACCGGTGATCACAACCCGCTGCACGTGGACCCGGAGTTCGCCGCGCGCGGCGGCTTCGACCGGCCGATCCTGCACGGGCTGTGCACCTACGGCATCACCTGCCGGCTGCTGATCCGCGAGTTCTGCGAGGCCTCCCGGGTGCGGCGGGTGTTCGGGCGGTTCTCGTCGCCCGTGGTGCCCGGCGCGGAGCTGGTGGTCTCGGCATGGCGCACCGGACCGGGTGAAGTGGCGTTCCGGACGGCCGACGCGGACGGTTCGGTCGTGCTGGACCGGGGCTTGTTCACCTACAGTTGA
- a CDS encoding PucR family transcriptional regulator has product MRLRDLVEAADLHLALLTGSDQLDRPIRWIYTTDLRDPSRYLSGGELVLTGLVWRRSAEDSDAFVAALAAAGVTALAAGDAEFGAVPADLVEACRAHGVPLLGVPVDVSFATITERVVLALAGERGELEGNLLAGLTQQHWHRRMVAAAVDGGGLAAVLELGAARLGAQCWVLSPSGRVIGGSAAPAVLSSERRRLLVQQFLHADRLPKTARERSGEPVSLLPSASRAGQRLASWFLVVEGDHEQWDPSASETASELATLIALERSRREERQRLESRLAGPLLLSAMHGEVEASEVDARLGALGFARGEPLCVLAATTSGGGPGLAPVVLGELVHGSRARGFVAVAGQEALALLSADAEGLAAALEEINEAVRAMEPGLGDARLVVGVSGLATVAGLRGAVEEARQARRLAEHRPGRAKVATAAELASHLLLLATVPDELRKSFRAKLLGPLLEYDSAHKGELVQTLRVFLDCAGSPTKSAAKLHVHVNTLRYRLSRIEELTGRDLGSFPDRVDLYLALELG; this is encoded by the coding sequence ATGAGGCTGCGGGACCTGGTGGAGGCGGCCGACCTGCACCTGGCCCTGCTCACCGGCTCCGACCAGCTCGACCGCCCGATCCGGTGGATCTACACCACCGACCTGCGCGATCCCAGCCGTTACCTCTCCGGCGGCGAGCTGGTGCTGACCGGCCTGGTCTGGCGCCGCTCGGCGGAGGACTCCGATGCCTTCGTCGCCGCACTGGCCGCCGCCGGGGTGACCGCGCTGGCCGCGGGCGACGCGGAGTTCGGCGCGGTTCCCGCCGACCTGGTCGAGGCCTGCCGTGCGCACGGGGTGCCGCTGCTCGGCGTTCCCGTCGACGTCTCCTTCGCGACCATCACCGAACGGGTGGTGCTGGCGCTGGCCGGGGAGCGCGGTGAGCTGGAGGGAAACCTGCTCGCGGGGTTGACCCAGCAGCACTGGCACCGCCGCATGGTCGCCGCGGCCGTCGACGGCGGTGGGCTGGCCGCCGTGCTTGAGCTGGGCGCGGCGAGGCTGGGCGCACAGTGCTGGGTGCTCTCGCCTTCGGGGCGGGTGATCGGTGGTAGCGCCGCACCGGCAGTGCTCTCTTCGGAGCGGCGGCGGTTGCTGGTGCAGCAGTTCCTGCACGCCGACCGGCTGCCGAAGACCGCGCGGGAACGCTCCGGCGAGCCGGTGTCGCTGCTGCCCTCGGCCAGCCGCGCCGGGCAACGGCTGGCCAGCTGGTTCCTCGTCGTCGAGGGTGATCACGAGCAGTGGGACCCGAGCGCGAGCGAGACGGCGAGCGAGCTGGCCACGCTGATCGCGCTGGAGCGCTCACGCCGCGAGGAGCGGCAGCGGCTGGAAAGCAGGCTCGCCGGGCCGCTGCTGCTGTCGGCGATGCACGGCGAGGTCGAGGCGAGCGAGGTCGACGCCCGGCTGGGCGCGCTCGGGTTCGCCAGGGGGGAGCCGCTGTGCGTGCTCGCCGCGACGACCTCCGGAGGCGGTCCCGGGCTCGCGCCCGTCGTGCTGGGCGAACTCGTCCACGGCTCCCGGGCCCGAGGGTTCGTCGCGGTGGCCGGACAGGAGGCGCTGGCGCTGCTCTCCGCTGACGCCGAGGGGCTGGCCGCCGCGTTGGAGGAGATCAACGAGGCCGTGCGCGCCATGGAGCCCGGGCTCGGCGACGCGCGCCTGGTCGTCGGGGTCAGCGGGCTGGCGACCGTGGCGGGGCTGCGCGGCGCCGTCGAGGAGGCGCGGCAGGCGCGGCGGCTGGCCGAGCACCGGCCGGGGCGGGCGAAGGTGGCCACCGCAGCCGAACTGGCCTCGCACCTGCTGCTGCTGGCCACCGTGCCCGACGAGCTGCGGAAGTCCTTCCGCGCCAAGCTGCTCGGCCCGCTGCTCGAATACGACAGCGCGCACAAGGGCGAGCTGGTGCAGACGCTGCGGGTGTTCCTGGACTGCGCGGGGTCGCCGACCAAGAGCGCGGCGAAGCTGCACGTGCACGTCAACACGCTGCGGTACCGGCTGAGCCGGATCGAGGAGCTGACCGGCCGAGATCTGGGCTCCTTCCCGGATCGCGTTGATCTGTACCTCGCACTGGAGCTGGGCTGA
- a CDS encoding septal ring lytic transglycosylase RlpA family protein, producing the protein MRALFVAAVLMLGLTVPAAASEPPVCTASWYGNPDATTPVHTASGEVLDPAAMTAAHATLPFDTKVKVTNRRTGLSVEVRINDRFAAQGDRCVNLTRGAFEKIAPLSMGVAPVDVSPS; encoded by the coding sequence GTGCGCGCCCTTTTCGTCGCGGCAGTGCTCATGCTCGGCCTCACCGTCCCCGCCGCCGCGTCGGAGCCACCGGTCTGCACGGCCAGCTGGTACGGCAACCCGGACGCGACCACGCCGGTCCACACCGCCAGCGGCGAAGTGCTGGACCCGGCCGCGATGACCGCCGCCCACGCGACTTTGCCCTTCGACACCAAGGTGAAGGTCACCAATCGCCGCACCGGCCTGTCCGTCGAGGTCCGCATCAACGACCGGTTCGCCGCGCAGGGGGATCGGTGCGTGAACCTGACTCGCGGTGCCTTCGAGAAGATCGCACCGCTGTCCATGGGAGTTGCCCCGGTCGATGTCTCGCCCTCATAG
- a CDS encoding bifunctional helix-turn-helix transcriptional regulator/GNAT family N-acetyltransferase — protein sequence MVNDSLVASVRAFSRFYTNSVGALRYGDYSLTEARVLFELAQCESADVADLRKDLDVDAGYLSRMLTRFDADGLITRAKSTVDARRQVIALTDKGRAAQRELDDASSAQAAALLDELTEDQRGQVVGAMDTIRRLLGGEAKDRTLVLRPPRVGDYGWVVQRHGELYAREFGWDATFEALVARIVADFVDDHDPAREAGWIAEVDGERVGCVFCMKADDEIAKLRILLVEPSARGTGVGARLVDECVRFARSAGYERITLWTNDVLSAARRIYQRAGFVLEKEEPHRSFGADLNGQYWTKEF from the coding sequence ATGGTCAATGATTCTCTGGTCGCGTCGGTGCGGGCCTTCTCGCGCTTCTACACCAACTCCGTCGGCGCGCTGCGCTACGGCGACTACTCGCTGACCGAGGCGCGCGTGCTGTTCGAGCTGGCGCAGTGCGAGTCGGCCGACGTGGCCGACCTGCGCAAGGACCTGGACGTGGACGCCGGCTACCTCAGCCGGATGCTCACCCGCTTCGACGCCGACGGGCTGATCACCCGTGCGAAATCCACTGTGGACGCGCGCCGCCAGGTGATCGCCCTGACCGACAAGGGCCGGGCGGCCCAGCGCGAGCTGGACGACGCCTCCTCGGCACAGGCCGCAGCACTGCTGGACGAGCTCACCGAGGACCAGCGCGGGCAGGTGGTCGGCGCGATGGACACGATCCGGCGACTGCTGGGCGGGGAGGCGAAGGACCGCACCCTGGTGCTGCGCCCGCCGCGGGTCGGGGACTACGGCTGGGTGGTGCAACGGCACGGCGAGCTGTACGCGCGGGAGTTCGGTTGGGACGCGACCTTCGAGGCGCTGGTCGCGCGGATCGTGGCGGACTTCGTCGACGACCACGACCCGGCGCGCGAGGCCGGGTGGATCGCCGAGGTCGACGGGGAGCGCGTCGGCTGCGTCTTCTGCATGAAGGCCGACGACGAGATAGCGAAGCTGCGAATCCTCCTGGTGGAGCCGAGTGCGCGCGGCACGGGCGTCGGCGCGCGACTGGTCGACGAGTGCGTGCGCTTCGCCCGCTCCGCCGGGTACGAGCGGATCACCTTGTGGACCAACGACGTGCTCAGCGCGGCGCGGCGGATCTACCAGCGGGCCGGGTTCGTCCTGGAGAAGGAGGAGCCGCACCGCAGCTTCGGCGCGGACCTGAACGGGCAGTACTGGACGAAGGAGTTCTGA
- the fabG gene encoding 3-oxoacyl-ACP reductase FabG — translation MSSLQGRVALVTGAARGIGAATARTLAAQGAAVAVLDLDESACVETVDAITSAGGRAIGVGADVADRAAVEAAVGRVVAELGGLHILVNNAGVIRDNMLFKMTDDDWDTVMNVHLRGAFLCSQAAQKHMVEQRYGKIVNLSSTSALGNRGQANYSAAKAGIQGFTKTLAIELGPFGINVNAVAPGFIATDMTAATAGRIGMDFDAFQKAIADAVPLRRIGQPEDIASAVAFLAGDGASFITGQVLYVDGGPRG, via the coding sequence GTGAGCAGTCTGCAGGGACGCGTCGCACTGGTGACCGGGGCGGCGCGGGGGATCGGTGCCGCCACCGCGCGCACCCTCGCCGCTCAGGGAGCCGCGGTCGCCGTGCTCGACCTCGACGAGTCGGCCTGCGTCGAGACCGTCGACGCGATCACCTCGGCGGGTGGCCGGGCGATCGGCGTCGGGGCCGACGTGGCCGACCGCGCCGCCGTCGAAGCCGCGGTGGGCCGCGTGGTCGCCGAGCTGGGCGGGCTGCACATCCTGGTCAACAATGCCGGGGTCATCCGGGACAACATGCTGTTCAAGATGACCGACGACGACTGGGACACGGTGATGAACGTGCACCTGCGCGGCGCGTTCCTGTGCAGCCAAGCCGCGCAGAAGCACATGGTCGAGCAGCGCTACGGCAAGATCGTCAACCTGTCCAGCACGTCCGCGCTCGGCAACCGCGGCCAGGCCAACTACTCGGCCGCGAAGGCGGGCATCCAGGGCTTCACCAAGACGCTGGCGATCGAGCTGGGCCCGTTCGGCATCAACGTGAACGCCGTGGCGCCGGGCTTCATCGCCACCGACATGACCGCCGCGACGGCCGGCCGGATCGGCATGGACTTCGACGCGTTCCAGAAGGCGATCGCCGACGCCGTGCCGCTGCGCCGGATCGGTCAGCCCGAGGACATCGCTTCGGCGGTCGCGTTCCTGGCCGGCGACGGCGCGTCCTTCATCACCGGCCAGGTGCTCTACGTCGACGGCGGACCGCGGGGCTGA
- the uraD gene encoding 2-oxo-4-hydroxy-4-carboxy-5-ureidoimidazoline decarboxylase, producing MSSALDRFNALPDPDARSDLLACCAHPLWAERVSRARPFPDADALVVCGAKELAALDWAQLRVAVDAHPRIGQRPEGTGQEARWSRGEQSAAATEDERVRAELVAGNIAYEDRFGHVFLICATGLSAARVLDALRERLGNDEAAERAVVREELGRIVELRLRKLVAG from the coding sequence GTGTCCAGCGCCCTTGACCGGTTCAACGCGCTCCCGGACCCGGACGCGCGCTCCGACCTGCTCGCCTGCTGCGCCCATCCCCTGTGGGCGGAACGGGTTTCCCGGGCGCGGCCGTTCCCCGACGCCGACGCCCTGGTGGTGTGCGGGGCGAAGGAGCTGGCGGCGCTGGACTGGGCGCAGCTGCGGGTCGCCGTGGACGCGCACCCCCGGATCGGTCAGCGCCCGGAGGGCACCGGCCAGGAGGCGCGGTGGTCGCGCGGCGAGCAGTCCGCAGCGGCGACCGAGGACGAGCGCGTGCGCGCGGAGCTGGTGGCGGGCAACATCGCCTACGAAGATCGGTTCGGGCACGTGTTCCTGATCTGCGCGACCGGGCTCTCCGCCGCGCGGGTGCTCGACGCGCTGCGCGAACGGCTGGGCAACGACGAGGCCGCGGAACGCGCGGTCGTGCGGGAGGAGCTGGGCAGGATCGTGGAGCTGCGGTTGCGGAAGCTGGTGGCGGGATGA
- a CDS encoding sensor histidine kinase, with amino-acid sequence MVTRRDNDGASGWLPSGADCRYAVVLAVLVLSGSTLIGELLEGARPPDAWGFALAMISSAALAWRRKAPMAALAVTVVAVGVYTLLGNPYGPIHLCMVLAMFEVALRRPFASSCLACGAAAVAGVAFALPRLMMDFRQPVLMVIAWTGWFVVPWLLGRLAQVRQAAADRMRHALMAKAALEERMRIAREVHDVAGHGFAVVAMQAGAAQVALDARPDQTKAALEAIRLTSTQALAELRSALDTIHARDTDCPTATGLRGLPALMSRVRAGGMLVEQEVNLSAEDLPEDIDAAVYRVVQESLTNVLRHAGPTSAKVRVCREADEIVVEVADRGRGVVQRAKPPGRGLTGMRARVEAAGGSFLAGPRVGGGFEVRARFPCQT; translated from the coding sequence GTGGTGACCCGGCGCGACAACGACGGGGCGAGCGGCTGGCTGCCCAGCGGGGCGGACTGTCGCTACGCGGTGGTGCTCGCGGTACTGGTGCTGTCCGGTTCGACGCTCATCGGCGAGCTGCTGGAGGGAGCGCGACCGCCGGACGCGTGGGGCTTCGCACTCGCGATGATCAGCTCGGCCGCGCTGGCCTGGCGGCGGAAGGCCCCGATGGCCGCGCTCGCCGTCACGGTGGTGGCGGTCGGCGTCTACACGCTGCTCGGCAACCCCTACGGTCCGATCCACCTGTGCATGGTGCTGGCGATGTTCGAGGTGGCGCTGCGCCGCCCGTTCGCCTCCTCCTGCCTCGCCTGCGGCGCCGCCGCGGTGGCCGGGGTGGCCTTCGCCCTGCCCAGGCTGATGATGGACTTCCGCCAGCCGGTTCTGATGGTCATCGCGTGGACCGGCTGGTTCGTGGTGCCCTGGCTGCTGGGCAGACTCGCCCAGGTCCGGCAGGCGGCGGCGGACCGGATGCGGCACGCGCTGATGGCCAAGGCCGCGCTGGAGGAGCGGATGCGGATCGCCCGCGAGGTGCACGACGTCGCCGGGCACGGGTTCGCGGTGGTGGCCATGCAGGCCGGGGCGGCGCAGGTGGCGCTGGACGCCCGGCCGGACCAGACCAAGGCGGCGCTGGAGGCGATCCGGCTGACCAGCACCCAGGCGCTGGCCGAGCTGCGGTCGGCCCTGGACACCATCCACGCCAGGGACACCGACTGCCCCACGGCCACCGGGCTGCGCGGACTGCCCGCGCTCATGTCGAGGGTGCGCGCGGGCGGGATGCTGGTCGAGCAGGAGGTCAACCTCAGCGCGGAGGACCTGCCCGAGGACATCGACGCGGCGGTCTACCGGGTGGTGCAGGAGTCGCTGACCAACGTGCTCCGGCACGCCGGGCCGACCAGCGCCAAGGTGCGGGTCTGCCGGGAGGCCGACGAGATCGTGGTCGAGGTCGCCGACCGCGGCCGCGGGGTCGTGCAGCGGGCCAAGCCGCCCGGCCGGGGGCTCACCGGGATGCGCGCCAGGGTGGAGGCGGCAGGCGGCAGCTTCCTGGCCGGTCCTCGCGTGGGTGGCGGGTTCGAGGTCCGCGCGCGCTTCCCGTGCCAGACCTGA
- a CDS encoding PucR family transcriptional regulator, which yields MTVVERLVAVAAAGGGAGGLAEVVADWLGGVVVITDAEGRELARAGRGRGGQTLKVAAIAHGRRVGEVSRTGEELDGDGRRNLDVAASVIALELLVRAFAFAADERERGQLLADLLAGRPGTRERAQRFGVDLDSPHSVVVLTGPPRLAAAAAHFASAHGGLSVEHEEHVVLLLPGADAADHADRSARVLGAELRKPVTAGAAHGEIAAAYAEARRCLTALLALGGAGRGASAERLGFVGLVLGDEPEPERFVRATIGVLLDHDARRGTSLVPTLRAYFAAGRSPTRAKELLNVHVNTVTQRLERISSLLGPGWQEPERALEVELALRLLDLIRMRTSV from the coding sequence GTGACGGTGGTCGAGCGGTTGGTGGCCGTCGCCGCGGCGGGCGGCGGCGCCGGTGGCCTCGCGGAGGTGGTGGCCGACTGGCTCGGCGGCGTCGTGGTGATCACCGACGCCGAGGGGCGGGAGCTGGCGCGCGCCGGACGCGGTCGTGGCGGTCAGACGCTCAAGGTCGCGGCCATCGCGCACGGGCGGCGCGTCGGCGAGGTCAGCCGCACCGGTGAGGAGCTGGACGGCGACGGGCGGCGGAACCTGGACGTGGCCGCCTCGGTGATCGCGCTCGAACTGCTGGTCCGCGCCTTCGCCTTCGCCGCGGACGAGCGGGAGCGCGGGCAGCTGCTCGCCGATCTCCTCGCGGGCCGCCCCGGCACGCGGGAGCGGGCCCAGCGGTTCGGGGTCGACCTCGACTCACCGCACTCTGTCGTGGTGCTGACCGGTCCGCCCCGCCTCGCGGCCGCCGCAGCGCATTTCGCGAGCGCGCACGGCGGGCTCTCGGTCGAGCACGAAGAACACGTCGTGCTGCTGCTGCCCGGAGCCGACGCGGCCGACCACGCCGACCGGAGCGCGCGCGTGCTCGGCGCGGAGCTGCGCAAGCCGGTGACCGCGGGTGCCGCCCACGGTGAGATCGCCGCGGCGTACGCGGAAGCCCGGCGGTGCCTGACCGCGCTGCTCGCGCTGGGCGGGGCCGGGCGCGGCGCGAGCGCGGAGCGGCTGGGGTTCGTCGGCCTGGTGCTGGGCGACGAACCGGAGCCGGAGCGGTTCGTCCGGGCCACGATCGGGGTGCTGCTGGACCACGACGCGCGACGCGGGACGAGCCTGGTGCCGACGCTGCGCGCCTACTTCGCCGCGGGCCGCAGCCCCACCCGGGCGAAGGAGCTGCTGAACGTGCACGTCAACACGGTCACCCAGCGGCTGGAGCGGATCTCGTCGCTGCTCGGCCCGGGCTGGCAGGAGCCGGAGCGGGCGCTGGAGGTCGAACTCGCGCTGCGACTGCTCGACCTGATCCGAATGCGAACATCTGTGTAA